In one Parageobacillus genomosp. 1 genomic region, the following are encoded:
- a CDS encoding DUF503 domain-containing protein — translation MIGFVACECIIYDAQSLKEKRAVLQRIMTRLKQKYNISVAEIDHQDVWQRTTLGIVAITSSRATTERELQRALALIDSFPELERTVTTFEWF, via the coding sequence TGTGAATGCATCATTTATGACGCACAGTCATTAAAAGAAAAGCGGGCTGTCCTGCAGCGAATAATGACACGCTTAAAACAAAAATATAATATATCTGTGGCTGAAATTGATCACCAAGACGTCTGGCAGCGGACGACGCTCGGGATTGTCGCGATTACGTCGAGCCGAGCGACAACCGAGCGCGAGCTGCAGCGGGCGCTTGCTTTGATTGACTCCTTTCCAGAATTGGAAAGGACGGTCACAACATTTGAGTGGTTTTAA
- the rbfA gene encoding 30S ribosome-binding factor RbfA, with the protein MNLRATRVGEQMKKELSDIIGRKLKDPRIGFVTVTDVRVTGDLQQAKVYITVLGDEEQRQNTLKGLEKAKGFIRSEIGQRIRLRKTPEIFFEIDESIEYGNRIERLIRQISTEQEDEKKEDANKEE; encoded by the coding sequence ATGAATTTACGGGCTACTCGTGTTGGCGAACAAATGAAAAAAGAATTAAGCGATATTATTGGTCGCAAATTAAAAGACCCGCGGATTGGCTTTGTCACAGTTACCGATGTGCGTGTCACAGGCGATTTGCAACAAGCAAAAGTATATATCACCGTGTTAGGTGATGAAGAACAACGACAAAACACGCTGAAAGGATTGGAGAAAGCAAAAGGGTTTATCCGCTCGGAAATCGGTCAGCGGATTCGCTTGCGGAAAACGCCAGAAATATTTTTTGAAATCGATGAATCGATCGAATATGGCAACCGCATTGAACGATTAATCCGGCAAATTTCCACCGAACAGGAAGACGAGAAAAAAGAAGATGCCAACAAAGAGGAATAG
- the truB gene encoding tRNA pseudouridine(55) synthase TruB, which produces MDGVLLLDKPVGMTSHDCVARIRRLFKIKKVGHTGTLDPNVSGVLPICIGKATRIAEFLTGATKTYEGEVTLGIATTTEDSSGEIIAKQKVDRVISRSEIEAAFRQLTGEIAQTPPMYSAVKVKGKKLYEYARAGMEVERPTRIVTIHELTLLDERNEFSGNTISFRFRVTCSKGTYIRTLAVMIGERLGYPAHMSHLVRTASGPFSLQDCVTFAQIEQSAECGELQSLLLPIEKALFHLPKYEINDKVAEKVKNGALLPLPTFLRFLEGPILMVTKEREALALYIKHPTKPHLMKPLKVLC; this is translated from the coding sequence ATGGACGGAGTATTATTATTAGACAAACCTGTGGGAATGACTTCACATGATTGTGTCGCGCGGATTCGTCGCCTGTTTAAAATCAAAAAAGTAGGCCATACGGGGACGCTTGATCCAAACGTATCGGGAGTATTGCCGATTTGCATTGGCAAAGCGACGCGCATCGCCGAGTTTTTAACGGGGGCGACGAAAACGTATGAAGGCGAGGTTACGCTTGGAATCGCCACGACAACCGAAGATAGCAGTGGAGAAATTATCGCCAAACAAAAAGTAGACCGGGTGATTTCCCGCAGCGAAATTGAAGCGGCATTCAGGCAGTTGACGGGCGAAATTGCGCAAACGCCGCCAATGTATTCCGCTGTTAAAGTGAAAGGAAAAAAATTATACGAATATGCGCGCGCTGGCATGGAAGTCGAACGGCCGACCCGCATCGTGACCATCCATGAACTGACGTTGCTCGACGAAAGAAACGAATTTAGCGGAAACACGATTTCATTTCGCTTCCGTGTTACTTGCAGCAAAGGCACTTATATCCGCACGTTGGCAGTGATGATTGGCGAACGGCTTGGTTACCCGGCGCATATGTCTCATCTTGTCCGCACAGCATCGGGGCCGTTTTCGCTACAGGACTGCGTCACATTTGCGCAAATTGAACAGAGCGCGGAGTGCGGCGAACTGCAGTCGCTTTTGCTGCCGATTGAAAAAGCGCTTTTTCATTTGCCGAAATATGAAATAAATGATAAAGTAGCAGAGAAAGTAAAAAACGGGGCGCTATTGCCGCTTCCCACTTTTTTGCGCTTCTTAGAAGGGCCGATATTAATGGTGACGAAGGAAAGAGAGGCGCTTGCCCTTTATATAAAGCATCCGACGAAGCCCCATTTGATGAAGCCGCTGAAAGTACTTTGCTGA
- the ribF gene encoding bifunctional riboflavin kinase/FAD synthetase, producing the protein METLFISHPPHLQKEALPPTVMALGYFDGIHRGHQEVIRTAVDIAAERGYKSAVMTFHPHPSVVLGKQEQHIRLITPLKKKERLVAALGVDYLYVVEFTPTFAQLLPEQFVDQYLIGFHVKHVVAGFDFTYGRFGKGTMETMPLHSHGHFTQTVIPKLTMDGEKISSTYVRKLLQNGEVEQLPRLLGRFYEIEGTVVGGERRGRMIGFPTANIALNDDYLLPALGVYAVRAKIGSDVFPGVCNVGYKPTFHSNQEGMPNIEVHIFHFEKDIYGETVTIEWHRRIRSEQKFASVAELVAQIERDKEEAQRYFSSLNENTCILPEKEVF; encoded by the coding sequence ATGGAAACGTTATTTATTTCACATCCGCCCCATTTGCAAAAAGAAGCGCTTCCCCCTACGGTGATGGCGCTTGGCTATTTTGATGGCATTCATCGAGGCCACCAGGAAGTGATTAGGACGGCGGTCGATATTGCGGCAGAAAGAGGATATAAAAGCGCAGTGATGACGTTTCATCCCCATCCTTCCGTCGTGCTCGGAAAACAGGAACAGCACATCCGCTTAATTACGCCGTTAAAGAAAAAGGAACGGCTCGTCGCCGCGCTTGGCGTCGATTATTTGTATGTAGTCGAGTTTACGCCAACATTCGCCCAGCTATTGCCGGAGCAGTTTGTTGACCAATATCTTATTGGGTTTCATGTGAAACATGTCGTTGCCGGCTTTGATTTTACTTACGGCCGTTTCGGAAAAGGAACGATGGAAACGATGCCGCTTCATTCGCACGGCCATTTTACACAAACGGTGATTCCGAAGCTGACGATGGACGGGGAAAAAATAAGCTCGACATATGTGCGGAAATTGCTGCAAAACGGGGAGGTAGAGCAGCTGCCGCGCTTGCTCGGGCGCTTTTATGAAATCGAAGGGACGGTTGTAGGCGGTGAGCGCCGCGGAAGAATGATTGGGTTTCCGACGGCGAATATCGCACTAAACGATGATTATTTGTTGCCGGCGCTTGGCGTATATGCGGTAAGAGCAAAAATCGGTTCTGATGTATTTCCGGGAGTGTGCAACGTCGGCTATAAACCGACGTTTCATTCGAACCAAGAAGGAATGCCGAACATTGAAGTGCATATTTTTCATTTCGAAAAAGATATTTATGGAGAAACAGTGACAATCGAATGGCATCGGCGCATAAGAAGCGAGCAAAAATTTGCTAGCGTCGCTGAATTAGTTGCCCAAATCGAGCGCGACAAGGAAGAGGCGCAAAGATACTTTAGCAGCCTCAACGAAAATACTTGCATTTTGCCGGAAAAAGAGGTATTCTAA
- the rpsO gene encoding 30S ribosomal protein S15: MALSQERKREIIEQFKIHENDTGSPEVQIAILTEQINNLNEHLRVHKKDHHSRRGLLKMVGKRRNLLTYLRNKDVTRYRELINKLGLRR, from the coding sequence ATGGCATTATCCCAAGAGCGTAAACGCGAAATCATCGAGCAATTCAAAATCCACGAGAATGATACAGGTTCTCCGGAAGTGCAAATTGCTATCCTTACTGAGCAAATTAACAATTTAAATGAACATTTGCGTGTTCATAAAAAAGACCATCATTCACGTCGCGGATTGCTGAAAATGGTTGGGAAACGTCGCAATTTATTGACTTATTTGCGCAATAAAGACGTTACACGCTATCGTGAATTGATTAACAAACTTGGATTACGTCGATAA
- the pnp gene encoding polyribonucleotide nucleotidyltransferase, with protein sequence MEQEKRVFSIDWAGRPLVVEIGELAKQANGAVLVRYGDTVVLSTATASKEAKNVDFFPLTVNYEERLYAVGKIPGGFIKREGRPSEKAILASRLIDRPIRPLFAEGFRNEVQIVSMVMSVDQDCSPEMAALLGSSLALTISDIPFEGPIAGVTVGRVDGQFVINPTVEQAEKSDIHLVVAGTKDAINMVEAGADEVPEEIMLEAIMFGHEEVKRLIAFQEEIAAQVGKEKMEVVLYELDPQLEAEIRQLAEADIKRAVQVPEKLARDAAIEEVKAGVVAKYEEQEADEETLKQVHEILHKLVKEEVRRLITEEKIRPDGRKVDEIRPLSSAVGVLPRTHGSGLFTRGQTQVLSVCTLGALGDVQILDGLGIEETKRFMHHYNFPPFSVGETGPMRGPGRREIGHGALGERALEPVVPSEKEFPYTIRLVSEVLESNGSTSQASICASTLAMMDAGVPIKAPVAGIAMGLVKNDDHYTILTDIQGIEDHLGDMDFKVAGTRKGVTALQMDIKIKGLTREILEEALLQARKGRMEILDHMMQTIREPRKELSKYAPKILTMQINPDKIREVIGPSGKQINKIIDETGVKIDIEQDGTIFISSVNEAMNQKAKQIIEDIVREVEVGQIYLGKVKRIEKFGAFVELFNGKDGLVHISELAEERVGKVEDVVSIGDEILVKVMEIDKQGRVNLSRKAVLREQQNEKKGKRPERHKMKP encoded by the coding sequence ATGGAGCAAGAAAAGCGCGTTTTTTCCATAGACTGGGCTGGACGTCCGCTCGTCGTCGAAATCGGCGAGTTAGCTAAACAAGCAAATGGAGCGGTGCTAGTCCGATATGGTGACACCGTTGTATTGAGTACTGCAACAGCGTCGAAAGAGGCAAAAAACGTCGACTTTTTCCCTTTAACCGTTAACTATGAGGAACGGCTTTACGCGGTCGGGAAAATTCCAGGCGGATTTATTAAACGGGAAGGACGCCCGAGCGAAAAAGCGATTTTGGCGAGCCGTTTGATTGACCGTCCGATTCGTCCGCTCTTTGCCGAAGGATTTCGCAATGAAGTGCAAATCGTTTCGATGGTTATGAGCGTTGATCAAGACTGCTCGCCGGAAATGGCGGCGTTACTCGGCTCTTCTCTTGCTTTAACGATTTCTGACATTCCGTTTGAAGGACCGATTGCCGGCGTGACAGTCGGCCGTGTCGATGGACAGTTTGTCATTAACCCGACAGTCGAACAAGCCGAAAAAAGCGACATTCATCTCGTTGTCGCTGGCACGAAAGATGCGATTAACATGGTGGAGGCTGGCGCAGATGAGGTGCCGGAAGAAATCATGTTAGAAGCGATTATGTTCGGCCACGAAGAAGTAAAACGGTTGATCGCCTTCCAAGAGGAAATCGCCGCCCAAGTCGGCAAAGAAAAAATGGAAGTCGTTTTGTACGAGCTCGATCCACAGCTCGAGGCGGAAATCCGTCAGCTTGCTGAAGCGGATATTAAACGGGCGGTGCAAGTGCCGGAAAAATTAGCGCGCGATGCGGCGATTGAAGAAGTAAAAGCGGGCGTCGTCGCGAAATACGAAGAGCAGGAAGCGGACGAAGAAACGTTAAAACAAGTGCATGAAATTTTACATAAGCTCGTCAAGGAAGAAGTAAGACGGCTTATTACGGAAGAAAAAATCCGCCCAGACGGCCGCAAGGTGGATGAAATCCGTCCACTCTCCTCGGCAGTTGGCGTCCTGCCGCGCACGCATGGTTCGGGCTTGTTTACGCGCGGGCAAACACAAGTGCTCAGCGTCTGTACGTTAGGGGCGCTTGGTGATGTGCAAATATTGGACGGGCTCGGCATTGAAGAAACGAAACGGTTTATGCACCATTACAATTTCCCGCCGTTTTCCGTTGGCGAAACGGGGCCGATGCGCGGTCCGGGACGCCGCGAGATTGGACATGGCGCTCTTGGCGAACGGGCGCTAGAGCCGGTCGTTCCGTCGGAAAAAGAATTTCCTTATACGATCCGCCTTGTGTCCGAAGTGCTTGAATCGAATGGTTCCACTTCGCAAGCAAGCATTTGCGCAAGTACGCTGGCGATGATGGACGCAGGCGTGCCGATTAAAGCACCGGTAGCGGGAATTGCGATGGGGCTCGTGAAAAATGACGATCATTATACGATTTTAACCGACATCCAAGGAATCGAAGACCATCTTGGCGACATGGACTTTAAGGTAGCCGGTACGAGAAAAGGTGTTACCGCTTTGCAAATGGATATCAAAATTAAAGGCTTGACCCGCGAAATTTTAGAAGAAGCGTTGCTGCAAGCCAGAAAAGGCCGGATGGAAATCTTAGACCACATGATGCAAACGATCCGTGAGCCGCGCAAAGAGCTGTCGAAATATGCGCCGAAAATTTTAACGATGCAAATTAATCCAGACAAAATTCGCGAAGTCATTGGACCGAGCGGCAAACAAATTAATAAAATTATTGACGAAACCGGGGTCAAAATTGATATCGAGCAAGACGGAACGATTTTCATCTCTTCTGTCAACGAGGCGATGAACCAAAAAGCAAAACAAATTATTGAAGATATTGTTCGCGAAGTCGAAGTCGGACAAATTTATTTAGGCAAAGTGAAGCGCATCGAGAAATTTGGCGCGTTTGTCGAGCTGTTCAATGGCAAAGACGGTCTTGTTCATATTTCCGAATTGGCGGAAGAGCGCGTCGGAAAAGTGGAGGATGTCGTTTCGATCGGCGATGAAATTTTAGTAAAAGTGATGGAAATTGATAAACAAGGACGCGTGAATCTATCAAGAAAGGCCGTTTTGCGGGAGCAGCAAAACGAGAAAAAAGGGAAACGGCCAGAGCGTCATAAAATGAAGCCTTAG
- a CDS encoding polysaccharide deacetylase family protein, with protein MNRDYVRYLAVAIMFFFVWVTIQQPPVSQYISDLQTQSIMAMKGNDQLYAAIVEKAKQYEVPPQDAVIDRVWKAIPGYNGLKVDIQASYETMKKDGKFDEQKLVFQQVPPRIHLDDLPPAPIYRGHPDKPMVAFLINVAWGEEYIPKMLEVLKKHHVKATFFLEGRWVKKHPEMAKMIVDAGHEIGNHSYSHPDFKSLSNAKIREELVKTNEVIEATTGVKCKWFAPPSGSYRDDVVNIADDLGMKTIMWSVDTIDWQKPSPSVIVKRVMSKIHPGAMILMHPTLSTAEALESLIVSIQRQKYEIGSMSALLDEKRIVKK; from the coding sequence GTGAATAGAGATTATGTTCGCTATTTAGCGGTTGCCATTATGTTTTTCTTTGTCTGGGTCACGATTCAGCAGCCGCCGGTAAGCCAATACATCTCTGATTTGCAAACGCAAAGCATTATGGCGATGAAAGGAAACGATCAGCTGTATGCCGCGATTGTCGAAAAGGCGAAGCAGTATGAAGTTCCCCCGCAAGATGCGGTAATCGATAGAGTGTGGAAGGCCATCCCCGGTTATAACGGACTGAAAGTCGATATACAAGCTTCGTATGAAACCATGAAAAAGGACGGAAAATTTGACGAACAAAAACTCGTATTTCAACAAGTTCCCCCGCGCATCCATTTGGATGATTTGCCACCGGCGCCGATTTACCGTGGTCATCCCGATAAGCCGATGGTGGCGTTTCTTATTAATGTAGCTTGGGGGGAGGAATATATCCCAAAAATGCTGGAAGTTTTAAAGAAACATCATGTGAAAGCAACTTTTTTTTTGGAAGGGCGCTGGGTAAAAAAACATCCAGAGATGGCAAAAATGATTGTAGATGCAGGCCACGAAATAGGCAATCATTCCTATAGCCATCCTGACTTCAAGTCGCTAAGCAATGCAAAAATTCGCGAGGAACTGGTGAAAACGAACGAAGTGATTGAAGCGACAACCGGGGTGAAGTGCAAATGGTTCGCTCCGCCTAGCGGCAGCTACCGTGATGATGTCGTCAACATTGCCGATGATTTAGGAATGAAAACGATTATGTGGAGCGTCGATACAATTGATTGGCAAAAACCGTCGCCATCTGTTATAGTGAAACGGGTAATGTCTAAAATTCACCCCGGTGCCATGATTTTAATGCATCCGACGCTATCGACCGCCGAGGCGTTGGAATCGCTCATTGTTTCGATTCAGCGGCAGAAATATGAAATTGGCAGCATGTCTGCGTTGTTAGATGAAAAGAGAATTGTTAAAAAATAG
- a CDS encoding M16 family metallopeptidase, which yields MINKYTCKNGVRIVLEQIPTVRSVAIGVWIGTGSRNETEQNNGISHFLEHMFFKGTKTRTAREIAEAFDSIGGQVNAFTSKEYTCYYAKVLDEHAPFALEMLADMFFHSTFVEEELQKERNVVLEEIKMYEDTPDDIVHDLLGKACYANHPLGYPILGTEETLRTFTSESLRGYMADYYTPDRVVISVAGNVDESFIHQVESYFGSFTAKRKASETKAPSFQPQKLARKKDTEQAHLCIGFNGLPVGHPDIYTLIILNNILGGSMSSRLFQEVREQRGLAYSVFSYHSSYQDSGLLAIYAGTGNHQLDLLFATIQETIEQLKEDGITEKELKNSKEQMKGSLMLGLESTNSRMSRNGKNELLLGRHRSLDEMIEEINSVTVEKVNELARTIFNENYALALISPSGQLPEQIRP from the coding sequence TTGATTAACAAATATACTTGTAAAAATGGTGTAAGGATCGTGCTAGAACAAATCCCAACTGTGCGTTCTGTTGCAATCGGAGTTTGGATCGGCACAGGTTCGCGCAATGAAACAGAGCAAAACAACGGCATTTCTCATTTTTTAGAGCATATGTTTTTTAAAGGCACGAAAACGCGTACAGCGCGTGAGATCGCCGAAGCGTTTGACAGCATCGGCGGACAAGTGAATGCATTTACATCAAAAGAATATACGTGCTATTATGCGAAAGTATTGGATGAACATGCGCCATTTGCTCTCGAAATGCTTGCCGATATGTTTTTCCATTCCACCTTTGTCGAGGAGGAATTGCAAAAAGAACGGAATGTCGTGCTTGAGGAAATCAAAATGTACGAAGACACGCCCGATGATATTGTCCATGACTTGTTAGGCAAGGCTTGTTACGCCAACCATCCGCTTGGCTATCCGATTTTAGGAACGGAAGAAACGCTGCGTACGTTTACAAGCGAGTCGTTGCGCGGATATATGGCCGATTATTATACGCCGGATCGCGTCGTTATTTCCGTTGCCGGCAATGTGGATGAAAGCTTTATCCACCAAGTAGAAAGCTATTTTGGCTCTTTTACGGCGAAACGGAAGGCAAGCGAGACAAAAGCGCCTTCGTTCCAACCGCAAAAGCTGGCGCGGAAAAAAGATACCGAACAGGCGCATTTATGCATCGGCTTTAACGGCCTTCCTGTCGGTCACCCAGATATTTACACATTAATTATTTTAAACAATATTTTAGGTGGCAGTATGAGCAGCCGGTTGTTCCAGGAAGTCCGCGAACAGCGAGGATTGGCGTACTCGGTCTTCTCGTATCACTCCTCTTACCAAGATAGCGGCCTGTTGGCGATTTACGCCGGAACGGGCAACCATCAGCTTGATTTGTTGTTTGCAACGATTCAAGAGACGATCGAGCAATTAAAAGAAGACGGAATTACGGAAAAAGAGCTGAAGAATAGCAAAGAACAGATGAAAGGAAGCTTAATGCTCGGTTTAGAAAGCACGAACAGCCGCATGAGTCGCAACGGCAAAAATGAATTGCTGCTCGGACGTCACCGTTCCCTTGATGAAATGATTGAGGAAATTAATAGTGTAACAGTGGAAAAAGTCAATGAACTTGCCCGCACGATTTTTAATGAAAATTATGCGCTTGCTTTAATTAGCCCAAGCGGTCAATTGCCGGAGCAAATTCGTCCGTAA
- a CDS encoding YlmC/YmxH family sporulation protein yields the protein MRLSELSGKEIVDVRRAERLGVLGQTDLEINEQTGQIQALLIPTGKWFGFRKEGSEIRVPWKYIKKIGADMVIIDFPDEDE from the coding sequence GTGAGGCTGAGCGAATTAAGCGGCAAGGAAATTGTCGATGTAAGACGGGCGGAGCGGCTCGGCGTGCTAGGGCAGACAGATTTGGAAATCAATGAGCAAACAGGGCAAATTCAGGCGCTATTGATTCCAACCGGAAAATGGTTTGGATTTCGCAAAGAAGGAAGCGAAATTCGTGTTCCGTGGAAATACATTAAAAAAATCGGGGCCGATATGGTGATTATTGATTTTCCCGATGAAGATGAATAA
- the dpaA gene encoding dipicolinic acid synthetase subunit A: MMLTGMHVAIIGGDARQLEVIRKLVELDAKLSLVGFDQLAHHFTGATKMQIDEVDFADLDAIILPVHGTTPEGKVNTVFSHEQIPFTEEMLLKTPKHCTVYSGISNSYLDGLMKKVARKYVQLFERDDVAIYNSIPTAEGAIMIVIQHTDFTIHGSRVAVLGLGRVGMTIARTFAALGAKVKVGARRSEHLARITEMGLTPFHLNDLEKEVQDIDICINTVPHLIVTASVIAKMPAHTLIVDLASKPGGTDFRYAEKRGVKAILAPGLPGVVAPKTAGQIIANVLSQLLYTDLQKRKENGK, translated from the coding sequence ATGATGCTGACAGGCATGCACGTTGCCATTATCGGCGGGGATGCCCGGCAATTAGAAGTAATTCGTAAATTAGTAGAGCTGGATGCGAAATTGTCTTTAGTCGGTTTTGATCAATTAGCCCATCACTTTACAGGAGCGACGAAGATGCAAATCGATGAAGTCGATTTTGCCGATTTAGATGCGATCATTTTACCAGTTCATGGGACGACGCCGGAAGGAAAAGTGAATACGGTATTTTCGCATGAGCAAATACCTTTTACGGAAGAAATGCTGCTGAAAACGCCGAAACATTGCACCGTCTATTCCGGGATTAGCAATAGCTATTTAGACGGCTTGATGAAAAAGGTCGCACGCAAATATGTACAATTGTTTGAACGCGATGATGTAGCGATTTATAACTCGATCCCAACAGCAGAGGGAGCAATCATGATTGTCATTCAGCATACTGATTTTACGATTCACGGGTCGCGCGTCGCCGTTTTAGGTCTTGGGCGCGTCGGCATGACAATCGCCCGCACATTTGCTGCGCTTGGCGCAAAGGTGAAAGTAGGGGCGCGCCGTTCTGAGCATCTCGCCCGCATTACGGAGATGGGTCTTACCCCATTTCATCTCAATGATTTAGAAAAAGAAGTGCAAGATATCGATATTTGCATTAATACCGTCCCACATTTAATCGTAACGGCAAGTGTAATCGCCAAAATGCCGGCGCATACGCTTATTGTCGATTTGGCATCCAAACCGGGCGGCACCGATTTCCGCTATGCGGAAAAGCGCGGCGTAAAGGCGATTCTCGCGCCGGGGCTCCCGGGAGTGGTGGCGCCGAAAACAGCGGGGCAAATTATTGCGAATGTTCTTTCGCAACTGTTATATACGGATTTACAAAAACGGAAGGAGAATGGAAAATGA
- a CDS encoding dipicolinate synthase subunit B has protein sequence MSGKSLKGKRIGFGLTGSHCTYDVVIPEIEKLVKEGAEVLPIVTYTVKTTNTRFGEGEEWVKKLEEITGNEVIDTIVKAEPLGPKIPLDCMVIAPLTGNSMSKLANAMTDSPVLMAAKATMRNHRPVVLGISTNDALGLNGVNLMRLMAAKNIYFIPFGQDAPHTKPNSMVAKMSLLRDTVLAALEGKQLQPVIIEKFRDNDPS, from the coding sequence ATGAGCGGAAAAAGTTTAAAAGGAAAACGAATCGGGTTTGGATTGACCGGTTCCCATTGTACGTATGACGTGGTTATCCCCGAAATTGAAAAATTAGTAAAGGAAGGGGCGGAAGTGCTGCCGATTGTGACGTATACGGTGAAAACGACCAATACCCGCTTCGGCGAAGGGGAAGAATGGGTAAAAAAACTAGAAGAAATAACAGGAAACGAAGTGATCGATACGATTGTGAAAGCGGAGCCGCTCGGTCCAAAAATTCCGCTCGATTGCATGGTTATTGCACCGCTGACGGGAAACTCGATGAGCAAACTGGCCAACGCGATGACCGATTCTCCGGTATTAATGGCGGCAAAAGCGACGATGCGCAACCACCGACCGGTCGTGCTTGGCATTTCCACGAACGATGCATTAGGCTTGAACGGAGTTAACTTAATGCGCCTAATGGCGGCGAAAAATATTTATTTTATTCCGTTTGGCCAAGACGCTCCGCACACGAAGCCAAATTCGATGGTCGCGAAAATGTCGCTCCTTCGCGATACTGTTCTCGCCGCGTTGGAAGGAAAACAGCTGCAGCCGGTCATTATCGAGAAATTCCGCGACAACGATCCGTCGTAA
- the asd gene encoding aspartate-semialdehyde dehydrogenase → MEERRFHVAVVGATGAVGQQMVRTLENRNFPVGKLTLLSSERSAGKKMRFRGEEIEVQVATPESFAGVDIALFSAGGAVSKALAPEAVKRGAIVIDNTSAFRMDENVPLVVPEVNEQDLTWHNGIIANPNCSTIQMVVALEPIRQAFGLKRVIVSTYQAVSGAGAQAIEELKEQSKAVLNGEPVTPEILPVKSDRKHYQIAFNAIPQIDKFQENGFTFEEMKMINETKKIMHMPELQVAATCVRIPVVSGHSESVYIEIEKDGVSADDIKALLKEAPGVVLQDDPSEQVYPMPVDCVGKYDVFVGRIRKDLDNDRAFHLWVVADNLLKGAASNSVQIAESLLKLGLVK, encoded by the coding sequence ATGGAAGAAAGACGCTTTCACGTTGCAGTGGTTGGTGCAACGGGTGCAGTTGGTCAACAAATGGTGCGAACACTCGAAAATAGAAACTTTCCAGTCGGAAAACTGACTTTATTATCATCGGAGCGTTCCGCAGGCAAAAAAATGCGCTTTCGCGGAGAAGAAATTGAAGTGCAAGTAGCGACGCCGGAAAGCTTTGCCGGCGTAGATATCGCCCTCTTTAGCGCGGGCGGGGCGGTTTCCAAAGCGCTGGCGCCGGAAGCGGTAAAACGCGGGGCGATTGTCATCGATAATACGAGCGCGTTCCGCATGGACGAAAACGTGCCGCTTGTCGTTCCGGAAGTGAATGAACAGGATTTAACATGGCATAACGGCATTATCGCCAATCCAAACTGTTCCACCATTCAAATGGTGGTGGCGCTCGAACCGATCCGCCAGGCGTTTGGGCTAAAACGGGTGATTGTCTCTACGTATCAGGCCGTGTCGGGCGCCGGTGCGCAGGCGATTGAGGAGCTTAAAGAGCAATCAAAAGCGGTGTTAAACGGCGAGCCGGTGACGCCGGAAATTTTACCGGTAAAATCGGATCGCAAACATTACCAAATCGCATTTAATGCGATTCCGCAGATTGATAAATTCCAAGAGAACGGCTTTACGTTTGAAGAAATGAAAATGATTAATGAAACGAAAAAAATTATGCATATGCCAGAGTTGCAAGTGGCGGCGACATGTGTGCGCATTCCGGTTGTCAGCGGCCATTCGGAGTCGGTATACATTGAAATTGAAAAAGACGGCGTTAGCGCAGACGACATTAAAGCGCTATTAAAAGAGGCGCCAGGCGTTGTTTTACAAGATGATCCAAGCGAACAAGTATATCCGATGCCGGTCGATTGCGTCGGCAAATATGACGTGTTCGTCGGTCGCATTCGTAAAGACTTAGACAATGACCGCGCTTTCCATTTATGGGTTGTAGCAGACAATTTATTAAAAGGCGCGGCATCGAACTCGGTGCAAATTGCCGAAAGCCTGCTGAAATTAGGACTTGTAAAATAA